A genome region from Coffea arabica cultivar ET-39 chromosome 7e, Coffea Arabica ET-39 HiFi, whole genome shotgun sequence includes the following:
- the LOC113701716 gene encoding uncharacterized protein produces the protein MASRLGRRVVHFANLPIKLLMPSSFSNIREIALKTIPSASKIEIKRVLESLYGFEVDKVRTLNMDGKKKKRGGLLIAKPDYKKAYVTLKNPLSISPDVYPIRMIEEDKKNMAKPSKKSSMLEDGEPRTPHWLDERKDRSNGFRQERFGSPRRGGHSRDGPGGGGSTGAAAAKFPWSNMKSFASDQCEE, from the exons ATGGCAAGTAGATTGGGAAGAAGAGTAGTACACTTTGCAAACCTACCAATTAAGCTCCTCATGCCCTCCTCTTTCTCCAATATTAGGGAAATTGCCCTCAAAACCATCCCTTCTGCCTCCAAG ATTGAGATAAAGAGGGTTTTAGAGTCCCTTTATGGTTTTGAGGTTGACAAAGTGAGGACTTTGAATATGGatggaaagaagaagaagagaggtgGGCTGTTGATTGCGAAACCAGATTACAAGAAGGCTTATGTGACCCTGAAAAATCCTTTATCAATTTCACCTGATGTGTATCCCATTAGAATGATTGAGGAGGACAAGAAGAACATGGCTAAGCCCTCGAAAAAATCAAGCATGTTGGAGGATGGTGAGCCCAGGACTCCACATTGGCTTGATGAGAGGAAAGATAGGTCCAATGGGTTCAGGCAAGAGAGGTTCGGATCCCCTCGTCGTGGTGGCCATAGTCGTGATGGTCCTGGTGGTGGGGGTAGTACTGGTGCAGCGGCTGCCAAGTTCCCGTGGAGCAATATGAAGTCCTTTGCTAG